The Syngnathus scovelli strain Florida chromosome 18, RoL_Ssco_1.2, whole genome shotgun sequence genome contains a region encoding:
- the LOC125986282 gene encoding claudin-11-like — MSPVCRQACGSLSSLAGWVCLIVAAATNDWVRTCDYSMATCVRMDELGSRGLWTECVIAPALYHCTALNQILNLPAHVQASRAMMVCACLLGLPAMLLVLTSTSCVRLPHDSAASKKRRARVGGSLILLMAVLGLASTVWFPVGVHQEKGLMSFGSSLYCGWAGVALCFLGGGVVLCCHGDVDPRAFARESSFFYSRQRRGGREGGGGASASMMDVPANHAKSAHV, encoded by the exons atgtcTCCAGTGTGTCGGCAGGCGTGCGGCAGTTTGTCCAGCCTGGCGGGCTGGGTGTGCCTCATTGTCGCCGCGGCGACCAACGACTGGGTGCGCACCTGTGACTACAGCATGGCGACCTGCGTCCGGATGGATGAGCTGGGGTCGCGCGGCCTCTGGACAGAGTGTGTGATCGCACCCGCGCTCTATCACTGCACCGCGCTCAACCAGATTCTCAATCTGCCTG CCCACGTACAGGCTTCCCGTGCCATGATGGTGTGCGCTTGCCTGTTGGGTCTTCCTGCCATGTTGTTGGTGCTCACGTCAACTTCCTGTGTGCGTCTGCCACATGACTCTGCCGCCAGCAAGAAGAGGCGGGCCCGGGTGGGCGGCAGCCTCATACTCCTCATGG CTGTGCTGGGCCTGGCCTCCACTGTGTGGTTCCCGGTAGGCGTCCATCAGGAAAAGGGTCTGATGTCCTTCGGCTCGTCGCTGTACTGCGGCTGGGCAGGAGTGGCGCTCTGCTTCCTGGGCGGCGGTGTAGTcctctgttgccatggtgatgtaGATCCCCGCGCCTTCGCCAGGGAGAGCAGCTTCTTCTACTCCAGACagcgaagaggaggaagagaaggaggaggaggagccagcGCCAGCATGATGGATGTGCCTGCTAATCATGCCAAGAGCGCCCATGTGTGA
- the LOC125986277 gene encoding probable cationic amino acid transporter, which yields MSWLHRMSWADFWYRTCSRLLRTKPVGAMLHRGSHEDLTELPGGSVVGLAKVLTTLDLVSLGVGSCVGTGMYVVAGLVAKSVAGPGVILSFVIAAMASVLSGVCYAEFGVRVPKTTGSAYTYSYVTVGEFVAFLIGWNLILEYLIGTAAGASALSSMFDSLANHSISHYMIAHLGTLKGLGKGEDTFPDLLAMFIVLLVTLIVALGVRNSVGLNNVLNLVNMVVWVFIIMAGLFFLSAKNWEGGMFLPYGWSGVMQGAATCFYAFIGFDIIATTGEEAQNPNTSIPYAITASLVTCLSAYVSVSVILTLMVPYDLIDGSAPLMEMFAAHSFLWGKYTVAVGSIAGLSVSLLGSLFPMPRVIYAMASDGLLFRSLSQVSAFTHTPAAACVVSGTLASFLALLVSLRDLIEMMSIGTLLAYTLVSVCVLLLRYQPDGAESEGLPGKDHPDVDCSSIGDPSDHESEPSDFHTGPASPLQRLLGAHYPNLLARLGVPSSLARPTAWTGRTVMRCTLAFFFLSFLLWSTVIFGVEQGVGKGAAVWGLTAALLAAALAGLLLTVVRQPQSGRTLAYMAPYVPFVPAAAILVNSYLMLKLSPLTWVRFAIWCAIGLLIYALYGVWHSSLEVSAREEEAHASSYQRFDDHLDDTFSAHESDPRERDNGPYRGWTAPEERDLHYQNHAYDRGPGEDDDDFGYQRGGGSHGGLRQTNDHSFDDGYNH from the exons ATGTCGTGGCTGCATCGGATGTCCTGGGCGGATTTCTGGTACCGCACCTGCTCACGGCTTCTGCGTACCAAGCCGGTGGGCGCTATGTTGCACAGGGGCAGCCACGAAGACCTAACGGAGCTGCCGGGGGGCTCCGTGGTGGGACTGGCCAAGGTGCTAACCACCCTGGACCTGGTGTCGCTGGGGGTGGGCAGCTGCGTGGGCACCGGCATGTACGTGGTCGCCGGGCTGGTTGCCAAGTCCGTGGCCGGCCCGGGCGTCATCCTGTCCTTCGTCATAGCCGCTATGGCGTCCGTTTTGTCAG GTGTGTGCTACGCAGAGTTCGGCGTCCGCGTGCCGAAGACGACGGGCTCGGCCTACACGTACAGCTACGTGACAGTCGGCGAGTTCGTGGCCTTCCTGATTGGCTGGAACCTGATCCTGGAGTACCTGATCGGCACGGCTGCAGGGGCGTCGGCTCTCAGCAGCATGTTTGACTCGCTGGCCAATCACAGCATCAGTCACTACATGATCGCACACCTGGGCACGCTCAAAGGACTCG GCAAAGGCGAGGACACGTTCCCGGACTTGCTGGCCATGTTTATCGTCCTGCTGGTGACGCTGATCGTGGCCCTTGGCGTGCGCAACTCGGTGGGACTCAACAACGTCCTAAACCTGGTCAACATGGTGGTCTGGGTCTTCATCATCATGGCGGGACTTTTCTTCCTGTCTGCCAAGAACTGGGAGGGCGGCATGTTCCTGCCCTACGGCTGGTCGGGG GTGATGCAGGGGGCGGCGACCTGCTTTTACGCTTTCATCGGCTTTGACATCATCGCCACGACAGGGGAGGAGGCGCAGAACCCCAACACCTCCATCCCCTATGCCATCACCGCCTCGCTCGTCACCTGTCTTAGCGCATACGTGTCG GTGAGCGTGATCCTGACCCTGATGGTTCCGTACGACCTCATCGACGGCTCGGCGCCTCTCATGGAAATGTTCGCGGCGCACAGCTTCCTGTGGGGGAAGTACACAGTGGCGGTGGGTTCCATCGCCGGCCTCAGCGTGTCTCTGCTGGGCTCGCTGTTCCCGATGCCGCGAGTCATCTACGCCATGGCCTCAGACGGACTCTTATTCAG GTCCCTGTCTCAAGTGTCAGCATTCACGCACACGCCGGCGGCGGCTTGCGTGGTTTCCGGGACTCTGGCTTCATTTCTGGCTCTGCTGGTGAGTCTGCGCGACCTGATCGAGATGATGTCCATCGGCACGCTGTTGGCGTACACGCTGGTCAGCGTTTGCGTGCTGCTGCTGCGCTACCAGCCCGACGGCGCGGAAAGCGAGGGTCTTCCTGGCAAAGACCACCCGGATGTTGACT GCTCCTCCATTGGTGATCCTTCCGACCACGAAAGCGAGCCCAGCGACTTCCACACGGGCCCGGCGTCACCGCTGCAAAGGCTTCTGGGAGCTCATTACCCGAACCTGCTAGCCAGGCTTGGCGTCCCCTCGTCATTGGCGCGGCCCACAGCCTGGACTGGCCGCACGGTGATGCGCTGCACCCTggccttcttcttcctctccttCCTGCTGTGGAGCACGGTCATCTTTGGCGTGGAGCAGGGCGTCGGGAAGGGCGCCGCTGTTTGGGGCCTGACAGCAGCGCTgctggcggccgccttggccgGACTTTTGCTCACGGTGGTGCGGCAGCCTCAGAGCGGGCGGACGTTGGCCTACATGGCGCCCTACGTCCCCTTTGTTCccgcggcggccattttggtcaACAGCTACCTGATGCTCAAGTTGTCACCTCTCACTTGGGTGCGCTTCGCCATCTGGTGCGCCATCG GCCTGCTGATCTACGCTTTGTACGGCGTGTGGCACAGCTCTCTGGAGGTGAGCGCTCGCGAGGAGGAAGCCCATGCCAGCTCCTACCAACGCTTTGACGACCACCTGGATGATACCTTCTCCGCCCACGAGAGTGACCCACGGGAGCGGGACAACGGACCCTACCGAGGTTGGACCGCCCCCGAGGAGCGGGACCTGCATTATCAGAACCATGCGTACGACAGGGGCCCGGGCGAGGACGATGACGACTTTGGATACCAGAGAGGAGGTGGCAGCCACGGCGGACTGAGGCAGACAAACGATCACAGCTTTGATGATGGATATAACCACTGA
- the rpl22l1 gene encoding ribosomal protein eL22-like encodes MAPIRQKKQFASKKSKRGPGWKFSLDLTHPVEDGIMDSANFESFLKEKIKVNGKTGNLGNVVSVARLKNKINVSSDKQFSKRYLKYLTKKYLKKNNLRDWLRVVASDKETYELRYFQISQDDEESEAED; translated from the exons ATGGCACCC atccgtCAGAAGAAGCAATTTGccagcaaaaaaagcaaaaggggGCCTGGCTGGAAATTCAGTCTGGATCTGACTCACCCTGTCGAGGATGGCATCATGGACTCCGCCAACTTT GAAAGCTTCTTGAAAGAGAAGATCAAGGTCAACGGCAAGACCGGCAATCTTGGGAACGTCGTGTCTGTCGCCCGCTTGAAGAACAAAATCAACGTCAGCTCTGACAAGCAGTTCTCCAAAAG GTATTTAAAGTACCTGACGAAGAAGTACCTGAAAAAGAACAACCTGCGTGATTGGCTGAGAGTGGTGGCCTCCGACAAGGAAACGTATGAGTTGCGCTACTTCCAGATTAGCCAGGATGACGAAGAGTCTGAAGCAGAAGACTGA
- the LOC125986313 gene encoding eukaryotic translation initiation factor 5A-1: MSDPELDFGTVESGASATYPMQCSALRKNGFVVLKGRPCKIVEMSTSKTGKHGHAKVNLTGIDIFTQKKYEDMCPSTHNMDVPSIKRLDYQLLNINENFMCLMADNGDIREDLRVPDNEVGKEIESKFEGGDEFLVTVMSAMGEECAVATKVLTNK, translated from the exons atgtcagatcccGAGCTCGACTTCGGGACCGTCGAGTCCGGCGCCTCTGCTACGTACCCCATGCAGTGCTCGGCCCTGCGTAAGAACGGCTTTGTGGTGCTCAAGGGGCGTCCCTGCAAGATCGTGGAGATGTCCACATCCAAGACCGGAAAGCACGGCCACGCCAAG GTTAACCTGACTGGCATCGACATCTTCACTCAGAAGAAGTATGAAGACATGTGCCCCTCCACCCACAACATGGATGTCCCCTCTATCAAGAGGCTAGACTATCAG TTGCTCAACATCAACGAAAACTTCATGTGCTTGATGGCCGACAACGGCGACATCCGCGAGGACCTGCGCGTCCCCGACAACGAAGTCGGCAAGGAAATTGAGTCCAAGTTTGAGGGGGGCGATGAGTTTCTG GTCACCGTCATGTCTGCCATGGGGGAGGAATGCGCCGTGGCTACCAAGGTCCTGACCAACAAATAA